From Pseudomonadota bacterium, a single genomic window includes:
- a CDS encoding DUF1565 domain-containing protein: protein MRGQSGWASLPLVLVLASHGAAARAAERAAPRVLYVDDDNGTGQETGTAARPYRRIGAAVAAATTGDTVRVAAGVYRENVAVAGKVVLLLGGFAGGTAASYKSGSAGDFSARNAQVNVTRIDGSGAARAAVTLSEAGASVLEGFVISGGRGWTSGEYSYGGGVYVDGGAPTLRDNLVERNGARTAGGGIHLTNTRAVVSDNVVRNNQSAETGGGVSIDGGNVTLRGNVIRENVGLGDHGGGLIASGPNLEIIGNHFLKNEVGRSAGYGWGGGVIVHSAGTTAHLAGNVVSENYAPSAGSGEFIDDGAEALIENELIYRNRCPTDGGAAIYVDGLDEASKGSRVTIVHVTVADHRCNLKLGDGLYVEHRSSVVVRDSIFAGQGKDFFVDASSTLEISSTRSSAPQRGSGNTSADCAFADAAGGDYHLRSKRGRWQQAAGKAGAWVRDAQQSACIDAAAAASPFGREPAPNGGRANLGAMGNTEQASLSDDGSTADADGSVGALRDGGSGPGGLWGDAREDARVTHDAGEAPRSDEPRASRRGCAIGPGGGSAGAGAGDDATIDSAWIAVAGLALAGRRQQRRGLQPTRPSTSR, encoded by the coding sequence ATGCGAGGGCAATCCGGGTGGGCGTCATTGCCATTGGTGCTGGTGCTCGCGAGCCATGGGGCGGCGGCGCGGGCGGCGGAACGGGCGGCGCCGCGCGTGCTCTACGTCGATGACGACAACGGCACCGGCCAAGAGACCGGCACGGCGGCACGGCCCTACAGGCGGATTGGCGCGGCCGTCGCTGCGGCGACGACTGGCGATACGGTTCGGGTAGCTGCAGGCGTCTACAGGGAGAATGTCGCGGTCGCTGGGAAGGTGGTGTTGCTGCTCGGCGGCTTCGCCGGCGGCACCGCGGCCAGCTACAAGTCAGGGAGCGCCGGGGACTTCTCGGCGCGCAACGCCCAGGTCAACGTCACGCGCATCGACGGGTCGGGTGCGGCGAGGGCGGCGGTGACGCTCAGCGAGGCGGGGGCGAGCGTGCTCGAGGGGTTCGTGATCTCGGGCGGGCGCGGCTGGACCTCGGGGGAGTATTCCTACGGGGGAGGCGTCTACGTCGACGGCGGCGCGCCGACGCTGCGCGACAACCTCGTCGAGCGTAATGGGGCAAGAACCGCCGGCGGTGGCATCCATCTGACGAATACGCGCGCGGTCGTGTCGGATAACGTTGTTCGCAACAATCAGTCGGCCGAGACGGGCGGCGGCGTCTCGATCGATGGTGGCAACGTGACCCTGCGGGGCAACGTGATTCGCGAGAACGTGGGTCTGGGCGACCACGGTGGCGGGCTGATCGCCTCGGGCCCCAACCTCGAGATCATCGGCAACCACTTCCTCAAGAATGAGGTCGGGCGCAGCGCCGGTTACGGCTGGGGTGGGGGGGTGATCGTTCATTCCGCGGGGACGACGGCGCATCTCGCCGGCAACGTCGTCAGCGAGAACTACGCGCCATCCGCGGGCAGCGGCGAATTCATCGACGACGGGGCCGAGGCGCTGATCGAGAACGAGCTGATCTATCGCAACCGTTGCCCGACGGACGGTGGCGCGGCGATCTATGTCGATGGCCTGGACGAGGCGTCGAAGGGATCGCGCGTCACGATCGTCCACGTGACGGTCGCGGACCACCGCTGCAACCTCAAGCTCGGTGATGGCCTGTACGTCGAGCATCGCTCTAGCGTCGTCGTCCGCGACTCGATCTTCGCCGGCCAGGGAAAGGACTTCTTCGTCGACGCGTCGTCGACGCTGGAGATCAGCAGCACCCGGAGCTCTGCGCCGCAGAGGGGTAGCGGCAATACCAGCGCGGATTGCGCCTTCGCTGACGCCGCTGGCGGTGATTACCATCTGCGATCGAAGCGCGGACGCTGGCAGCAGGCAGCAGGCAAGGCCGGAGCCTGGGTGCGGGACGCGCAGCAGAGCGCGTGCATCGACGCCGCGGCGGCAGCCTCGCCCTTTGGGCGCGAGCCGGCGCCGAACGGCGGGCGCGCCAATCTGGGCGCGATGGGCAACACCGAGCAGGCGAGCCTGAGCGACGACGGCTCAACGGCCGACGCCGACGGCTCCGTGGGGGCGCTGCGCGACGGCGGCAGCGGGCCGGGCGGTTTATGGGGTGATGCCCGTGAGGATGCCCGTGTGACGCACGACGCCGGGGAAGCTCCCAGATCCGACGAGCCGAGGGCGTCGCGCCGAGGCTGCGCGATCGGCCCCGGCGGCGGCTCGGCTGGTGCTGGGGCCGGCGACGACGCGACGATCGATAGCGCGTGGATCGCGGTCGCAGGCTTGGCGCTGGCGGGACGACGTCAGCAGCGCCGCGGTCTGCAACCCACTCGCCCGAGCACCTCACGATAG